Within Rhododendron vialii isolate Sample 1 chromosome 12a, ASM3025357v1, the genomic segment CCTTCCCTGTTCAGTTATGATGGGATTTGAATTGATGGGGTACATGATCTTTACTGATGGTTGTTTCATTTTCTTCGCTGTATAATTATGAGCACCTGCTTCTACCTCAACTTTTGCCCCAATTCTTTTTGTGAACGCAAGGGGATAAGAGATAACAACCTGGAAGTGAAGATCGTGGTTTGTTGAATCTATTTACTTTTCTTTACTTTCCCCTAAAAGAGAGAAGATGTTAGCAGTTTTGTGTTTAAGATTATGAAGTTAGCAATATTTAGCAacattcttgtaaaaaatgTTGATGTAATCTGTGCCTCTTATGCCGCGGGGGTGGGGGGGAATGTGCCTCTTATGTGAATCTAATTGGTTAATTGGTTTATGGTGAATTTGCAAATGAACTCAGCAGCAGAAGTCATGTCCACATCGAACTTCTGCATTTGTTTAGACTGTGTTCTTCTTCAGGAGACTACCTCTGGCTGTTTGGAGTTTGGACAATCTGTTCTTTGAGTTTATTTTCCGATATACTAAGAAACTTATTTGATTGACTTCTAATCGAATTTGTTTTctgatattttttcttttggtattgCGAACCGACCCTATGTTTATTCGGTTACTTTGCTTGAAAATGAACTATGGTAAGACCATCTACTTGTTCTGATTCTTTCCAAATTCCAATGGTACTGCTTACGGGTCCTTAATTTTGTGAATTAATAAGCGCTTATGTTAAAGTTTGTAAGTCTGCAAATTAGATTGCGGAAGGTGCTTAATTTTGTGAATTAATGAGCGCTTATGTTAAAGTTTGTAAGTCTGCAAATTAGATTGCGGAAGGTGTAGGGATGAATCCTGTGACCAAGGTTTCAAGACATCATCGATCCAAGGGAAAGCATAAGAACAAACCCTCGACGGGTTTTACAAGATAACAGATTCCTGATCATTCCACAGGAACATGAATACAACTCCGTGCATCCAAATAATATGATTCAAAGTTTCAAACGCAACATAAGTAATTAAGGTGAAATCTTGTTGGTGGACCTGTCCACAGCTCCAGCTTCTGAAGTCCGGACTCAACTAGCAAAACATTTGAGAGTCTACCAATAAACACAAAATGCCTTACGTCTCCATCAATTGGGGCTGACTAATAACACCACCAATTGTCCAAAATCCAAGACATTCATGAATCACTTTTTACGAACAACAATCACACTGCTCAAAACTATAGTCTCAGCGGTAGCATTCGGCCAGTATAAGATTAAAGCTCTTTGGGACAGCAATATGATGAAAGCAAAAGTGGAACCACCCTTTTCTGTCCGTTGAACGACATGAAATTCCAACTAATAAAAGCGATTCACAATTTTTGAATAGACTAGTAAAAGTGCACAAGCTTTGCATGTGAAGTTCTTCCGGTTCCAACTACAAAGATTCTAACTTTAAAAAGAAGATTAAGATAATGCCTTATCAATTGTGTGATTGTATAAGTTGTGGCACCCATCAATGGACACCATGTAGCCTACAAAGTTTATACAGCCAGTTAGTATCAGAATGACGTCAAAAGTCCCCGGTATTCTCTTCTTTCTTAAAGGCATGATCATAGCCCCCGAACTAATTTAATGATCTATTGCTCCAAGCGTAAGAACAATATACCACATCTAGAAGGCAACTAATGTCAGCATCGTGTTTGCTTCTGAGACTTCCTCTGCATTTTAACCCCTTACGCTAGACATAAAATACACAAGCTCTGGTGAAACTTTTTGTTAATAAACATAATTTGCATGTCAATAAAACAATGACATCTCATCACTACGTTTTTAGATAGCTTATTGAACTCATTTGACAACTCATGCATGACAACATCGCAATTCACAAAAACTCCCCAGAAAATTCGAATCTCCTTGGCAAATACTGAATCTGTCGTTGAGTTACAGTAGTGAACTTGTGCATATTGTTTCCCTTAACAATCTCTCCCCTTGCCACCTTTCAGCCCCTTATGAGTTGGAACATTTTTGTTCCACTTAATTTATGCTTTCACTTTGTTCTCATGAGCGTACTATAGGTTTTCAATTTCTTGCGAAGTAAAGCATGAGTAAGAGATACCAGTGTGTAACAATGGGCTAAAGTAGAACACTGGACATACACATAAGAagataaacaaaggaaaaatgCATCCTGAGGGCATGCCATGAAGTGACTTCGAGACCAAACTATCAGCACATCTAGCAAATGAAAACGCCAAAAAAGGTATAGGTATTTTGCCCATTTCACATGGAGTTGAGGAAAAACTCGACCAAAATAGAAGATATCCTTCGAGGATGAAAAATTAAAAGCCTATCTAACCTAATATCCTATCatgtataaaaataaaaataaaaggggCATCCAGAGGGCATGCAATGAAGTGAATTCCAGACCAAAATATCAGCATATCTAGCAAATGCAATGCCAAAAAGGTAtaggtaatatggtcatttcacATGGAATTGAGGAAAAACtcgaacaaaatagaaaatacctTTAAGGAAAATTAGAAGCCTATCTAACCTAACATCCTATCACGTAATCCTACGCTATTCTCAAAATCTAAAGACGTGTCATTCTCAATGACATGGCTGAACAATGTCACCAGACTTACATGCAAGTTGTGCAGGGTTTGGAAAGGGATTTTTATAGAGGAAAGGAGAAAGGATaatgaaagaacaagaataTAATGCAGTGAACAAGCTAAATTTACTTTTTGGGGTGCTCCTGTCATTTGTTCTTCTCCTCCCTCAGTCACTAAGCATATCCACGATCATATGACACCACATTCAGTGTAATATTGAAAGGTGACTTGACTAAGAGAAATGAAGACCGGTGGCACACTCTTTCAAGAACATGTACGAAGGTCATTTGGCATCAATTCACCTATGCCATCCACCTGCATGAATAAATTAAAGCCGAacttaaaaacaaacaaagaagaagagaaaatagattaCATGTCTAAAGTAATATATTGAGACGAATATCACATAGCCAAGGCCTTTGCAGCTGAAGGGAAATTGCCGCAATCTCTTCATGTGGAGGTCGTCAGTTAGATCCccaatctcacagtcaaacctTTCAGAagcaggaaaaagaaaagaaagtattCGCATTTTTTAAAGCAACCCATATCGTAGTTAACAATTTATCCAGTCATTAGAGGGTCCTGACTCTGCAACATGACAATGAGGATAATGTACAAACAAAGACTTCAGGAAACCTTAATCAAACTCTACTATTAGCCgccgatccaaaaaaaacaaaaaacaaactctACTATAAGCCTCTCACACTCACATAGAtgttaaagaaaagaaagagagcgCGAAACATTGGAAAGAGAGTGTGAAACATTGCAAGGCGTGTGACAACCTATCCTGAAACTATCAATTACTTTATCCAAAAGAGACTGCAATAAAAGTAAAGATTGAACCTTTCGTTCCTAATCAACAAAATTATGGAGATGGAAAATATTCAAGTTATCTGTTTCTAACCCTGCTTTTCCCTTTTAGTTTTAGTCATAACAACTGCAAAATAGTAAGACAATAAAAGATGCTAGGAAGTCTCAAGATTCAGGTGAACTGGACCTAAAAGTAGGACCTCTCTTGTTAGTTCTTGTTACAGTTTTATTCCTGGTAATGCCAAGGGGTGGCAGAGGATCTAGCAAAAGACTCTTCAACTTTGCCCATACGCAACAGAAAATGTAGAAATAATACTGAAGCACCAAACTTATAATGCAATGCCTGTCAAAGAAAAGCAGTTAGTTAAATCTGCACTGCAAGAGCAATTTGGAACTTGGTCTACAGTATCTGCACTCGATTACATAAAACTCTACAGCAATAAACTATTAGGCTATTACCATGAATCCAGTCAACCATTAATCCATGAATACATGGACACGTTACCCCGAAAGTGCAACCTTTAGGGGTCATCGATGCTCCAATCCCTTGATCATAAATCAGTACCTATCTCCTCTTTTAATAAGATCTAAACAATGACTTCAACAAGAATAGTAGAATACCAAGAAAACATGACAACATGACATCCTCTTGAAAGGCTATGTAAACTTGCTCAAACAAAGTCACCTCTTTTTCAAGTCTCCGTAAAATCAAATGTCTTAGGAATTTTGTATTGCATGGCTCAAGTAAAATCCCATTCATGTGTGATATCACCTTGATATAACAACATTTCAACAAAGAATCCATCCCCCttcaaaatcaactcatataCTCAAGTACGATAAAATCATCACAAAAATCTCAAGGAGTCCCCATTTGGCACATCAGAATACAATGTCATCTTTGAAAATTGTACGACAGAGACTCGGGGAGCGAGGATGCTTAGTgtgcccaattttttttattggatatgtGATCGAACTGCAATGGGCTAAATGCAGAACTGTGTCAGCCCGTTGGGAATAGAGGGTGCCGTGGCTCCTAACTTCTGTATAAACCCCTCTCTACATGGTCCATATTTATTCCTTTGTTATAAAAATATATGTTAGTGGCTCCATACTCTTAATTGGTAATCTTTTACCAATATAAATTGAGACAATGAGACATGTTTTTGAagtccaaataatttttttggttgtcagTTTGTAGGCTGTTAGGGACGACGGTTGTATTTTCATAAATCCAAATGGTGGGAGGCCACAACGGCGAGGGGATTGCGTCATGAGGATGGCTGAATACAGATATCGGGCTCGCATTTGAAGAATGTCACCAGGACAGGGTCTGAGGGTCAGGGAAGAAGATGGAGGGAGAGTGACAgagcgaggggggggggggggggggggttttaTTTGAAGACCATTGAAGCGCTTGAGGGATGGAGggagttttttgtttgttcaattagGAAGGATACGTAGTTTGGGGTTTTAGGAGGGAgctgtttgtttgtttaattaGGAAGGATACGTGTTTGGAGGGAGCAGAATAATTTTTCATTAGGAAGGGGGCTGCATCTATTCCGGGGGAGAAAATAGGAAGGGTATTATAGGAATAAAACTGTAGATGAACATCTTCCCCCTCTACAAGTACAGATAGACACCCTGGCATTGCAAAACCATGCCAAACTCATGTGTTGGAAATGATATCAAATCAAATAACACACAATAAACTCACGGCCTTCAGGATTTTCTAAATGCATTCCCGATCCCATCTCCTAAATGAGCCACACCCACTGACAAGACTGTAATGACCCGTGGCAGATGCAGGAAGTTAGTAACAAAGAGGGGGCCTAACGCAAAAGTATTTCGAGTTTGGAATAATTTATTAATTGGTagaaaaggatttttttttattgaactcaCATATCATGCCCTAACAAGGGAGCCCAAACACCTAATTCAATCCCATTACCCTTCTATAAATGAGAAAATGGTTCTGATGGGATCAGTTAAAAGTTTCTTACAGCTAAATTACAAGGACATCATCTCTAAGTGCATGTAGTAACAATCCCAGAACCAGTGCATAGATTTCCACTCCCCAGATGTGAACTGTGGAAAGTCCGGTCTATGACTATTCTGAAAATCCGTTCATCCATTTAGCCATTGTTAGCTAAGATCTACCTAAAGTTCATTGGCACGTTCTTCAACTGCAATGCACGTCAAATCAGATCTCCAATGATCAGAGGAAATATATGGattcaaacaataaaagaatACATGTGCATTGTTAGCTAAGATCTACCTAAAGTTCATTGGCATGTTCTTCAACTGCAATGCACGTCAAATCAGATCTCCAATGATCAGAGGAAATATATGGattcaaacaataaaagaatATATGTGCATTACAACAAAGAATGAGGAGAAATATATACGTGACCCAGACAAGAAACTAAATTTCAGAAATATaccaagaaaagagaaaggaaaaaaaatgtatacaACCCCAAAGCAAGTCTGTCAGCATCATAAAATAGGAAAATACAACAAACACTAGTGTTCTCTAAATGTGGTCTTCCAACAAGGTGTTTACCTGGCAAATTGTTTATTCTTGCTAAACATTGAGTCCGTCCTTACATAGAATAGGTATGCAGAAAGCTGAAATAACACCACCCCTGTGAATTCTTTACATTTGATCCTTTGCAGCTGTTTCCTGATATGAAATTTACCCAGAAGTGTTCCGCTTGTTCAATAACTCATGGCCCTCAGTTCGGCAACTCATGATCTTCCAAAACACTTCCCTCACTTCCCGCTCCAACGGATCCAGTCCATTCTTACAAGCATCGAAAACCATTCCTAGTTCCTTCACAGCCTTTTCCACTTCTTCCCTCTGTTCCTCAGTCAAAGGAAACCTGTTTCCTTCTCATCTAACATTAAAAGTGCCAAATCTGTTAAAGCTTTTCTTGCTCGACAAGACTGACCTTCGCCAATAGTCCTCTGACGAGAATTCAAGGCACAAAGAACAATTTCCAAGTGCTTCTGCCATAGTCGTATTTTCTCAATCCCATCACGAGTTGCATTAGATATATCAACAGCCTTAATGCTCTTCTCAAAGAATTAAGAAACCGCATTCATTCATCATGTACCTAGAAAGCAGGAGATATTGACACCATCATTTCACGTCAAtcaacttaaaaataaaatcattaaaTTGTTCTTAAATAGGAATGATGCCAACTCTCTTATATTCTTGCCTCGAGGAAGAATTTCGGTATTCTCTATAAAACTTATTGATTTTTCAGGTTATTTGTATATCTGGTCAAGTCAGTATATGGGCAGCACCCCTTAGTGCTTTTCCTTTTCAATACATATCCCATGTTACgtatcaaaaattacttcttttgATGGGTACTTTAGTTACCAATTCAAGTAAAATTAATGTTCTCGTTTCAATCCCTCCAGTCATTTCTGCAGCATAAATTCCACTCCTACATAGTCCAATGCAACAAGTACGATGATGAACAACAACAAACCAATCTGGAAGAGATCAGCACTTCCACTCCAAGATTTACATCAGTGGACTAGGCTTGTGATGTGAAGCTTCAAAAGATAACACAAAGGTCCAAATGGTTACATAAAGCCATACATTTAGAGCCAAATTAAAAATTGTCATGTTACTCTTCATTGAATAATTGGTGCTCTTGCGAAACTTAAACCATGATAATAAAAGACAGCCGTGCTTAAATAATCAATTACAACAGGCAATAACATAGTTTAAGCATGTAATGTGTGGGATCAAAGGATACAGTACCTCACTActaaaaaacttgacttattCAAGCAAGAGAATAAAGCAAATTATCTTCGCCTTCTGGTAAGTTTTGTCCAGCATAGCTTGAACAGTGGGGGTGATTTCTATATATCTAACAAAGATCCAATTATAATTTCCAATATATAGACAGCGTCTTTGATTTTTCCAATCAGATTGGAAAACCTATTCCATACGTGGAAAAAGATTACTGTCTCTTGATTTCAGTGAAATGAGTGTAACTTATTGTACTAACAATCTATGTTGGATCCGTTTCAAGGTTTCACCTTatccaaatgttttttttccccccatgAGTGAAAAAATTAGCACATGCTATGATTCTATGAAAGTCATTTAGTGATTATGTGTAAGTTTAGGGCTTGTTAACAACTCTTCATAGGGTGGGTTGTGGATCTCTTTGCATCAACATTGTGAGATAAGACACGTTTAGTTGATTtctccagatttttttttaagtgcaAGGATTGTTGCTTCAACAAGAATTATTTCTTGTGGTTATCCTGGGAGGAGTAAGCCAAACCATTTTCGACACCATATGTACCTTCGTCCATTTCTTCCTCTTGCCTATATTTGTTTTCCATTGACATCCTTCTCCTATTCCTAAACAATTGGTTACTTAAATAGGACTTAATTCTTTCCTATTCAAACTTGAGACTGTTGAACTACCTTGCCTCACATAATCAcaacatcaacaaaaaaaacacgtgCATATTTGCAACTAAAACACAACAATGAGAATTTCATAAGATAATCTATATGATATCAACAAACAGACAATAACCAGACACTTACCGCTTGCTAACTCTTTGACGCCAGGCATTGGAGGTATAGTTCTTATTTGAAGCATAGCAGTGGAAGGACCTCTAGCAATCGCCGGATCCACAAGACCAGATGCATCAGAAAATCAACCATTTCAGTTAAGCAGCCACTGGAATGTCCATGTTTGTCCTAATTGGATTACTTATCCGCAAAGATGACATCTCCAAGTTCAAGCCCTCCCATGCAGCTTGCTTTATCCTATAGGCTTCTTTAGGCATCCCTGCCTTCAAAAGGCAAGATATAAAAGAATTTACTGTGATTCTATCTGGGGCACACCCAACTTCCAACATCTTGGTAAAAATGGTCATTGCTTCCGACATTTTTCCTTTCATACAGTGCCCAATAATAAGAATGGTGTATGTGAGTTTATCAGGATTGCatttctttgcctccatctctGCAACAACTACATTTGCCTCAACCACATTACCAGCCTTACAAAGTCCATCAATTACAGGGTTGTAGATAAAGGGTTTAGGAACAATATCTTCCCTCCGTCTCAGTTGTCTCAATAGATCGCGAGCCTCATTTATTCTATTCTCCTTGCACAAAGAATTGATAAGAATCGCAAAAGTATATACATTGGGAGCCAAGTTTCTCTCATTCATTTCATCCCAAAGCCTCAATCCCTGGTCCACCTTCCCACTCCGACAATAACCATCTATTAGAGATGTGAAGGTAACAACATCAGGAAGACAACCACAACAAAGCATCTTCTCATAAGTACTATGTGCTGATGACATGTCCCCACTCTTGCCAAAACCATCAATGAGGACATTAAAAGTAATCAAACTCGGTTTAACCCCAGAACTAATCATCTCATCGTAAATACTTGAAGCCATCTCCATGTTACCCAACTTGCAATATCCTGATATCACTGACGTATAAGTTACAACGTCCGGCGAAAACACATTCCCCGACTGAACTTCTCTCAATAACTCAAGACCTCTATCTGCCTCACCGACCCTAGATAACCCATTTATAAGTGCATTGTACGTTACAACATCAGGCGAACAACCGAAACTCCCCATATCATTGAAGAGCTCAAAAGCCTTCTCAACCCCTCCTACTCTGCACAGACCTCGAATAACAATATTGAATGTGCAAGTATCAGGACAGTAGCACTGCGATTTTGAAATATGCCCACTGAAGAAGCTAACAGCCTCTTGTACCCGATTTCGCCTCACCAATAGagtcaaaaaattattatacaCAAAAGAACGAATCTCGACATTATCCGATTGAGCATGAGAAAGTAACTGTTTTGCAAAATCAAAGTTACCCGCATGTGCAAACGACGAAACCAATAGCCCTAACACTGAACTGTCAGGCCAGTGCCCATCAACCCTCATGTATTCATACACCAATTTAGCTAAATCATGAAAACCCATTTGACAAAGAGACCTTAGAAGCACATTGTAAGTCGCAATCGAATGAGTTACATTCAAATTGAGCCTAGTGAACTGAAAGAAGTCGAATGCTAGCTTCCCATTACAGTGGTAACCATTTAGGCGTCTTATAACTTCGAATGCTATAGAAGGGCTAAGATGATTACGGAGATAATCGGAATGAAACCCACTTAGAGAAGTCGTCGAGGATTGACTACAAAGAGTAGAAACAACTTTGACAAACCAAACATCAGAGTGATTTGAATGAGGAGCGTGATTGTATAAACATGCAATACCAATACCAGCCACAGTCTTTGGCTCCTTGTCTACTATGTGCGAAATGGGATTGAGAAATCGGTAAAAGTTACTTCTGGAGTGATTCGAGATGCAGAGTTGCATTATCTCCAATCACTGCTCGTTGGTATGGAGGAGATAAGTAAACAGTCGAGGAGTTGCATTAGAGTTAGGGTTAGGGGTTTTACCGGAACGAGAATCGATGTGGAAGGTTTTATTGATCGGATTGTAAGAGGGATTTTGTTTGTCTAGGGTTTTGTCTTGAAAACAGCAGGAGGCTTCCGCCATAGAAGTGTACCTCCCCTTTCTGAAATTGAGGAGAGGGGGACTTGGCTTGGCAACTGAAGCCAGGAAGAGGGCAAACATGTCATTCAAAATGAGAAAGGGCCCCTTACTAGTACAACCTGATTTCGGCCCAGTATCTTAAACAAGTTGTGGCCCAACGACTGGTTTCGGCCCAGAGCCTTATCTTAAACAAGTGTGGCCCAATGACTGCTTTCGGCCCAGAGTTTTATCTTAAACATGTTGTGGCCCAACGATTGGTTCAGAAGAAAATACAAATTATGACTAAGACTGAACTCAATGACTAGACTAGAACTCAAATATATTATGTGTGTGTAGAAAATAACAAGAAACATTATGGAGATGTAAAACTCCAAGGTTTTACTGAGCTCCCAAGGAGTACAAGTGCGTTAAATACTTAACAAGATGATCTACAAAGCTCCCAAAGAGTACAAGTGCGTTAAATACTTAACAAAATGATCTTTATTTCTATACACTTTGATTTTTCTGGTTATCACATACAATTGAccaatgatctttatatagtgGTCTAGCATCAAGAACCCATACATACGTGTATCTTTCAACATTATTCCCAGATATAGGCAAGGGCGGAGCTATCTTGGGGCCAGGCAAGGTCCTGGCCCCGGCCCTTTGTGATTTTAAAATAGTCTTGAAAATTAGATCTCATTTTAGACTATTGTGAATATTATTGTAATAGCTTCccataatcttaataattttagtttgatttagtaaaaaaaatacattattttacatCATCATTCcttaatttctttcataaacaCACAACCAGGCATGTGAGTATTGTCATATCGTAACCTAAATAAAGGGAACAAAATGATTCATATACTTTAACTGTTTTAAGCTagaataattttaatttaatgtACAAAAGCAATATtatattgaaaattaaaaaaaaaaactctatgaTATACTAATAAGTTTAAGCGTAAATAAAACATGTTTATTACTACGTCGACCCTCCCTCAGGCCAAATCCTGGCTCCGTCATTGGATACAGGTATCTTCCCCCACTAGATACATGTATCTTCCCCCACACACACCGAAATGTATCATGAACATATATACAAGAGTGACTCTTCACAACCCTAGCTACTTCATGAACAGTGTATCCAACATAATTTCTAATTCTAAGTATTAA encodes:
- the LOC131311014 gene encoding pentatricopeptide repeat-containing protein At2g06000-like, which encodes MQLCISNHSRSNFYRFLNPISHIVDKEPKTVAGIGIACLYNHAPHSNHSDVWFVKVVSTLCSQSSTTSLSGFHSDYLRNHLSPSIAFEVIRRLNGYHCNGKLAFDFFQFTRLNLNVTHSIATYNVLLRSLCQMGFHDLAKLVYEYMRVDGHWPDSSVLGLLVSSFAHAGNFDFAKQLLSHAQSDNVEIRSFVYNNFLTLLVRRNRVQEAVSFFSGHISKSQCYCPDTCTFNIVIRGLCRVGGVEKAFELFNDMGSFGCSPDVVTYNALINGLSRVGEADRGLELLREVQSGNVFSPDVVTYTSVISGYCKLGNMEMASSIYDEMISSGVKPSLITFNVLIDGFGKSGDMSSAHSTYEKMLCCGCLPDVVTFTSLIDGYCRSGKVDQGLRLWDEMNERNLAPNVYTFAILINSLCKENRINEARDLLRQLRRREDIVPKPFIYNPVIDGLCKAGNVVEANVVVAEMEAKKCNPDKLTYTILIIGHCMKGKMSEAMTIFTKMLEVGCAPDRITVNSFISCLLKAGMPKEAYRIKQAAWEGLNLEMSSLRISNPIRTNMDIPVAA